From the genome of Flammeovirgaceae bacterium:
TACTGAAGGGTTTTAAGATAGGCTCGGTGGGGTCCAGTGGCGGGTCCATCGCCCCACACGTGCATTATGAGGTGTCGCTTCACGGCACCAACGTGGACCCGATGCAGTATTTGGTGCAGGGATTGGACAGCGATGGGTACACCCGGTTGGTCAAAGCGGCCAAAAAAATCAACCAATCCCTCGATTGATGGCAAAAGTCGACTACGTATACAACCCCAAAACCTGTCGTTACGAGCCGGTAGTCATCAACAGCCAGATCGTCTTGAGGCGGCTGGGCCGGTTTATAGGGATTTCCTTCATGATTGGCGTGGTGGCCTTGTTGGTGTTCAATGCCAATTACCCCTCTGTGGAAGAAACATGGCTTATCGGGAAAAACCAATCGTTGAAGAACGATTGGATGGCACTGGACAAAAAACTGGACAAAGTAGCCCGGGAACTGGCCGCCCTGGAGCAAACGGACGACAACAACTACCGCGTGATCCTCGACCTTGAACCACTGCCCCAATCCGTGCGCGAGGCCGGTGTCGGTGGCCGGGAAAAAGAAAATGCCAATATCCATTACCCCATCATCAAAAAAGGATATGACAAGGCGGAAAAGTTAAAGAACCGGCTGGATATCGAGGCCCAATCATTTGAGCAACTGCACAAAGAACTGGCCTACAAAGAAAGGATGTGGGCTTCGAGGCCGGCCATACAGCCCATCAGCAATGCCGACCTCACTTACCTGCACACCAGCTATGGCATGAGGCAACACCCTATCCTGGGGTATTGGCGGCCACACAAGGGATTGGACTTTACGGCCCCTAAAGGATCCCCCATATATGCCACGGGCGATGGGGTGGTCGAAGAAGCCCATTATTCCGTGAGCTATGGAAATGTGGTGTACATCGATCATGGGTTTGGGTTTGAGACCCGATATGCACACATGACGGAGTTTATCGTGAAAAAGGGAGAGCGTGTAAAAAGGGGCCAAATCATCGGCTATGTAGGGAATACCGGCCTATCGGTGGCCACCCACCTCCATTACGAGGTACTCTTCAAGGGGCACCAGATCAACCCGATCAACTTCTTCCAGCGCGACCTCAACAACAAGGAATACGAAAGGCTTGTTGAGTTGGGAGGTATCGCTACCACGTCCCTTGATTGATCCCCCAACTTTTTTTTGATGCGTTACCTCTTCTGGATTGTTGTTTTTACCCTGGCTTCGTGCGCCTCATCGCGCCTGGCCCGCCAGTCCACGGGCCACAACAAGGCCTTACCTGAAACCGCAGGCGATACGGCCGTGGTAAAGCTGGACACCGTCCAACACCCGTTGGATACGGTGAAGGTTACCGTTGGTCCCATTATTATTGACACGGAAGTCCACATCCCACCCAAGGACACGCTTACTTTCATTGGGGTGGGCGATATTATGATGGGGACAAACTACCCCAATACAGACCGGTTGCCGCCCCATAATGCAAGGGAATTAATGAAGGAAGTATCGCACCTCTTGCGTGATGCGGACATTACCATGGGCAACCTGGAAGGGGTGTTGCTCGATGCTGGCGGTACGCCCAAAGGTTGCAGGAACCCGGATGTGTGCTACGTATTTAGGAGCCCTACCGCCTTTGCCGCCAACCTAGTGGAGGCAGGCTTTGATATTATGGGGCTTGCAAACAACCATGCCGGGGACTTTGGGGATACCGGGCGCAAAAGCAGCATGAAAACGCTGGATTCGTTGGGCATCCAGTATGCAGGGCTGCTGGCACAGCCTTATGTAGTGTTCGAAAAGGAAAACGTAAAATATGGGTTTGCCGCCTTTGCCCCCAATTCGGGCTGCGCCAACATCAACGACCTGGTGGCGGCCAAAGCCACCATTGCCCACCTGGACTCCCTGGCGGATGTGGTGATCGTATCGTTCCATGGCGGTGCGGAGGGCAG
Proteins encoded in this window:
- a CDS encoding CapA family protein, with the protein product MRYLFWIVVFTLASCASSRLARQSTGHNKALPETAGDTAVVKLDTVQHPLDTVKVTVGPIIIDTEVHIPPKDTLTFIGVGDIMMGTNYPNTDRLPPHNARELMKEVSHLLRDADITMGNLEGVLLDAGGTPKGCRNPDVCYVFRSPTAFAANLVEAGFDIMGLANNHAGDFGDTGRKSSMKTLDSLGIQYAGLLAQPYVVFEKENVKYGFAAFAPNSGCANINDLVAAKATIAHLDSLADVVIVSFHGGAEGSKYEHVPRQHEIFVGEDRGDVYHFAHAVIDAGADIVFGHGPHVTRAIEVYKNRFIAYSLGNFCTYGGFNLSGVNGWAPIIKVFTDRKGVFHKAKITPVYQTPMSPVRIDLQGRVIKRIRQLTLEDFPEVPIAIDEEGWVRYSTK
- a CDS encoding M23 family metallopeptidase — protein: MAKVDYVYNPKTCRYEPVVINSQIVLRRLGRFIGISFMIGVVALLVFNANYPSVEETWLIGKNQSLKNDWMALDKKLDKVARELAALEQTDDNNYRVILDLEPLPQSVREAGVGGREKENANIHYPIIKKGYDKAEKLKNRLDIEAQSFEQLHKELAYKERMWASRPAIQPISNADLTYLHTSYGMRQHPILGYWRPHKGLDFTAPKGSPIYATGDGVVEEAHYSVSYGNVVYIDHGFGFETRYAHMTEFIVKKGERVKRGQIIGYVGNTGLSVATHLHYEVLFKGHQINPINFFQRDLNNKEYERLVELGGIATTSLD